The following coding sequences lie in one Apus apus isolate bApuApu2 chromosome 16, bApuApu2.pri.cur, whole genome shotgun sequence genomic window:
- the HSPB8 gene encoding heat shock protein beta-8 — MADSQMPFSCHYPGRRSVRDPFREPGLTSRLLDDDFGMSPFPGDLTADWPDWARPRLTTTWPGPLRTGMARASAMAPGYGARFGGYPEPRSPAPFPREPWKVCVNVHSFKPEELTVKTKDGYVEVSGKHEEQQVEGGIVSKNFTKKIQLPYEVDPITVFASLSPEGLLIIEAPQIPPYQQYGEGGCGSEIPVESQEATCA; from the exons ATGGCTGACAGCCAGATGCCCTTTTCCTGCCATTACCCTGGCAGGCGCAGTGTCCGTGACCCGTTCCGGGAGCCCGGCTTGACCTCGCGCCTGCTGGACGATGACTTCGGCATGTCCCCCTTCCCCGGGGACCTGACGGCGGACTGGCCCGACTGGGCTCGGCCCCGGCTCACCACCACCTGGCCGGGTCCCCTGCGCACCGGCATGGCCCGAGCCTCCGCCATGGCCCCCGGCTACGGCGCCCGCTTCGGGGGGTACCccgagccccgcagccccgcgccctTTCCCCGCGAGCCCTGGAAGGTGTGTGTCAACGTGCACAGCTTCAAGCCCGAGGAGCTGACGGTCAAAACCAAGGATGGCTACGTCGAGGTGTCAG gCAAACACGAGGAGCAGCAGGTGGAAGGAGGGATCGTCTCCAAGAACTTCACCAAGAAAATCCA gCTGCCCTACGAGGTGGACCCCATCACGGTCTTTGCCTCCTTGTCTCCGGAGGGGCTGCTGATCATTGAGGCGCCCCAGATCCCCCCCTACCAGCAGTACGGTGAGGGCGGCTGCGGCAGCGAGATCCCCGTGGAGAGCCAGGAGGCCACCTGTGCCTGA